The Candidatus Abyssobacteria bacterium SURF_5 genome contains a region encoding:
- the hydE gene encoding [FeFe] hydrogenase H-cluster radical SAM maturase HydE, with amino-acid sequence MNHQEILEWLKEKDRRNLRELWRQADASRRLHVGDEVHLRGLTEISNHCVRQCGYCGLRAGNSYIERYRMNKTEIMECAGECVRREYGTIVLQAGEDYGIKTPALSNLIQRIKAETPLAVTLSMGERPLADLSEWRNAGADRYLLRFETSDRHLYELIHPAYKGRKSDRIVTLRVLKSLGYEIGGGVMVGIPGQTYESLARDIEIFRELDLDMIGIGPYLPHPQTPLGRGEWKRNISEAEQAPNDEETTLKMFALSRIACPEANIPATTALATLNPQSGIEAGLMRGANVLMPDLTPQRFRNNYQIYPDRQAIHDSHDLSLRRRLENIDRRPGVGPGGRFDRLSEIIAL; translated from the coding sequence ATGAACCACCAGGAAATACTCGAATGGTTGAAGGAGAAAGACCGGCGAAATCTCCGGGAACTATGGCGGCAGGCTGACGCAAGCAGGCGCCTGCACGTTGGCGACGAGGTGCACCTGCGCGGGCTGACCGAAATATCAAACCACTGCGTCCGCCAGTGCGGCTATTGCGGGCTGCGTGCCGGCAACTCCTACATCGAGCGCTACCGGATGAACAAGACCGAAATCATGGAGTGCGCCGGCGAATGCGTCCGGCGCGAATACGGCACGATTGTCTTGCAGGCCGGCGAAGATTACGGAATTAAAACTCCAGCCCTTTCGAACCTTATTCAAAGGATAAAAGCGGAGACCCCGCTTGCGGTCACATTGAGCATGGGCGAGCGCCCGCTTGCAGACCTCTCCGAATGGCGCAATGCGGGCGCCGACCGGTATCTGCTCCGCTTCGAGACTTCCGACCGCCACCTGTACGAGTTGATTCATCCCGCGTACAAAGGAAGAAAGTCCGACAGGATCGTGACACTGCGCGTGCTCAAATCGCTTGGCTATGAAATCGGCGGCGGAGTCATGGTTGGCATTCCAGGCCAGACATATGAAAGTCTGGCGCGCGACATCGAGATCTTCCGCGAACTCGACCTCGACATGATCGGGATCGGCCCCTATCTGCCGCATCCGCAAACGCCGCTCGGGCGCGGAGAATGGAAACGAAATATTTCCGAAGCTGAACAGGCGCCAAATGATGAAGAAACGACGCTCAAAATGTTCGCGCTCTCCCGTATCGCCTGTCCCGAAGCGAACATCCCCGCAACCACTGCCCTCGCGACTCTTAATCCGCAGTCAGGAATCGAGGCCGGCCTCATGAGGGGCGCCAACGTGCTTATGCCCGACCTCACTCCACAGCGGTTCAGAAACAATTATCAGATATATCCCGACAGACAAGCCATCCACGACTCGCATGACCTGAGCTTGCGGCGACGCCTCGAAAACATCGACCGGCGGCCCGGCGTCGGGCCCGGCGGTCGCTTCGATCGGCTCTCCGAGATCATTGCCTTGTAG